The sequence AACCGATCACGCAGCTGCGGATCGCCCAGCCAGTCACGCAGCGCTTCGGCAACGGCCGCGGGCCGGCCTGCCGGTACGAGCAGGCCGGGCACAGCGCCGTCGGGCGCCCGCCCGACCGCTTCCGGCACGCCGTCAACCTCCGTCGCCAGCACCGGAATCCCCCGGGCCAGCGCCTCGGTGACGACCATGCCGTAGGTCTCCGCGTACGAGGTGAGGACCAGCAGGTCGGCCGCGGCGTAACGGGCCTCCAGGTCCGCGCCCGCCCGCGGCCCGGTGAGGTCGATCCGGTCGTCGAGGCCGGACTCCGTGACGCGGCGCCGCAGTTGGGCGACGTAGCCGGGGTCGCGGTCGAGCCCTCCGACGCAGGCGCAGTGCCAGGGCAGCTCTGCGACGGTGGCAAGGGCCTCCACCAGGAGGTGCTGCCCCTTGCGCGGGGTGACCGCGGCGACGCACAGCAGCCCGGTGACGCCGTCGGTGCCCGGCGCGAGGGGCGCGGCATCGGCTCCCGGCCTGGCGACACGGACCCGCGCAGGCGCCAGCCCGTGGTGGGCGACGAGCCTGCGGGCCGCCCACTCGCTGGTGGCCACGACGGCCCCCACGGCCTGCAGGGCGCGGCGTTCGAGCGCGTTCAGCTCCGCCGCCAGGGCGGGGTCGAGTCCGGTCTCGTCGGCCAGCGGCAGGTGGACCAGTACGGCGAGCCGCAGCCGTTCCGCCTCGGGTTCCAGGATCTCGGGGACACCACAGGCGACCAGGCCGTCGAGGAGGACCACGGCGCCGTCCGGCAGCGCCGCCAGGTACCCCACCAGCCCCGCGCGGGCGGCAGTGTCCGGCCGCGGCCAGGTTCCGGGCGCCGTATACGGGCGCACCTGCCAGCCCGCCGCCGGGAGGTCGCGGCACACCCGGCGGTCGTAGGTGTTGCCGCCGCTGGGCACCGCCGGATCGTCGACGTCACCGGGGAGGACGACATGCACCACACGCTCCGCCGCGGCGGTGGCGCCGGTAGGGGTCACAGGGTGCGCTCGTACGTCGCCCAGGCGATGTGCGACTCGTGCAGGGTGACCGAGAGCCCTGCCAGTTCGCGGGCGCTCGCACCGAAGTTGCCCGCCTCGATGCGGTCGGCCAGCCGGTCGGCGATGACCTTGGCCAGGGCCTCCGTCGAGGTGTTGATGCCGGCGAAGTCGGGCTCGTCGTCGAGGTTGCGGTAGTTCAGCTCACCGATCACGGCGCCGAGTTCCTGGGTGGCCAGGCCGATGTCGACAACGATGTTGTCGGCGTCGAGCTCCGCACGGCGGAAGGTGGCGTCCACGATGAAGGTCGCGCCGTGCAGACGCTGCGCGGGTCCGAAGACCGCGCCACGGAAGCTGTGGGCGACCATGAGGTGATCGCGGACGGTGATGCTGAACAAGGCCGTTCCTCCGGTGTGATGTCGGTCTCAGTGAGGTGTCGTCGGGGAGCGAATTCCGGGCGGTTGTCAGCCGTCCGCCGGCCCGTACCGGATGCGGTGGCAGAGCGCCGGGAGATCGCCGGAGGAGAGCCGGGGCAGCACCCGGGGCAGGTCTTCGAAGGCCGACTCGCCGGTGATCAGCGCATCGAAGGCGGGGTCGGCGAGCAGGTCGAGGGCGACCGCGAGCCGGTCGGCGAAGGTACGGCGGGGCCGGGCCGGGGAGACCGTGCCCACCTGGCTGCTGCGGACGACCAGCCTGCGGGAGTGGAACGCCTCCCCCAGCGGCAGGCTGACCTGCCGGTCTCCGTACCAGCTCAGCTCGATCACGGTGCCTTCCGGCGCGAGCAGTTCGAGCGAGCGGGCCAGCCCCTGCTCGGTGGCGCTGGCGTGGACGACCAGGTCACAGTCGCCCAGCGCGTCCGCGGGCAGCGCGAAGTCCACGCCCAGTGCCCGGGCGGTGGCGGCACGCGCGGGGTCGGCGTCGACCAACTGCACCCGGACCCCGGGGAAGCGGGCCAGGACCGCGGCGACGCTGCAGCCGACCATGCCCGCGCCGACCACCGCGATCCGGTCGCCGACCAGCGGCGCGGCGTCCCACAGGGCGTTCACCGCGGTTTCCACGGTGCCCGCCAGCACGGCCCGGGCGGCGGGGACGGTGTCCGGTACCGGGGTGACGGCGCTCGCCGGGACGACGAAGTGCGTCTGGTGCGGATACAGGCAGAAGACCGTACGGCCCAGCAGGTCGTGCGGGCCTTTCTCGACGACGCCAACATTGAGGTAGCCGTACTTGACCGGTGCCGGGAAGTCGCCTTCCTGGAACGGCGCCCGCATCACGGCGTGCTGGCTCTCGGGGACGCCGCCACGGAAGACCAGCGTCTCCGTTCCACGGCTCACGCCGGAGCAGATCGAGCGCACCAGGACCTCACCGGCGGCGGGCTCCGGAAGGGCTACCGTCCGGATCTCGCCCTGACCTGGAGCGCTTAGCCAAAAAGCACAAGCGACGCGCGTCATCGGGATCCTCCTGGACGCTACGGCGATGGTTCATCGATGCTGGAGATCATCAGGACGCCGTCACCCTACGCGGCGCCCTTCGACTCCGCTACACATCCCGGGAGGCAGGGTGGCCGTACAAACGCTCTACGACACAAGGCCGTTCGGACCGGACATTACGGCCGGTATGGGTGCGCAACTGCTGGTTCTGGAAGTCCTGTGCCGGTCGGGCGGTCTGGGCACCGTGGGGTGGTTCACGGGGTGCCTCTTCGCCCTGGTCACCTGGGCGGTGCTCACCGTCGCGCTGCGCCGGACGTGGACCACGTCATTCGGGCCCGCCAACCGCGTCACACTGGCCCGCACCATTCTCGTCGGCGGGGTGACCGCGCTGGTCGCGGACTCCTTCGCCCGGCACACACCGGTCACCGTGCTGATCGTGTTCGCCGCCGTGGCGCTGGTCCTGGACGCGGTCGACGGCCAGGTGGCCCGGCGCACCGGAACGGCGACGCCGCTGGGGGCGCGCTTCGACATGGAGGTCGACGCCTTTTTGATCCTGGTGCTCTGTGTCCATGTCGCGATCCCGCTGGGCGCCTGGGTGCTGGCCATCGGCCTCATGCGGTACGCCTTCGTCGCGGCGTCCTGGGTGCTGCCGTGGCTGCGCGGTGACCTGCCGCACAGCATGGCCCGCAAGACCGTGGCGGCGCTGCAGGGCGTCGTGCTGGTCGTGGCCGGTACGGGAATCCTGCCGCAGGCCTGGGCGGTCACCGCGGTGGCCGTGGCGCTGGGGCTTCTGGTGTGGTCCTTCGGACGCGATGTGGCGTGGTTGTGGCGGACCGGAGCGGGCGAGACGTCCGCGGCGGGCATCGACGTCCCTGTTCTCGCCGGCCTCCGCGTCACGTCCCGGCGTGCCGGCCCAGATAGATGACCAGCGCCAGGAAGACCAGCAGCAACTGGGTCACGACGATGGAGAGCAGCACCTGCCGCCACGGGCTGCGCCGTGGAGCCCGGTGGGTGAGCAGTACCGCACCGGGCAGCCGCGCCAGCTGGGTCCCGGGGCGCACCGCGGTCGCACGGTCCCGCCGGACGCCGCAGCGCGGCGGGGTGCGGTGGCGGGCGGCGCTCTCCGGGCAGGCACGGCCGTGTCCGCGAGCGGTGCGCAGCGGCCCCCGTCCGGGGGGACGTCCCCGGCAGGGCCGTACGGTCCCCGGCCCGAGGGACGCGGGTATGCAGGTACGGGAGCGGACCGCCCGCCAGGGCGGCGGTCCCTTGCGCCGTGGTGATCCGGACATCCGCTTCACCCTTTTCCGCTGGTGAACGGGCGGACCTTTCCCTGGCGGCCACCGTCCTCGGGATGACGGGGCCGAAG is a genomic window of Streptomyces sp. Edi2 containing:
- a CDS encoding CDP-alcohol phosphatidyltransferase family protein; the protein is MGAQLLVLEVLCRSGGLGTVGWFTGCLFALVTWAVLTVALRRTWTTSFGPANRVTLARTILVGGVTALVADSFARHTPVTVLIVFAAVALVLDAVDGQVARRTGTATPLGARFDMEVDAFLILVLCVHVAIPLGAWVLAIGLMRYAFVAASWVLPWLRGDLPHSMARKTVAALQGVVLVVAGTGILPQAWAVTAVAVALGLLVWSFGRDVAWLWRTGAGETSAAGIDVPVLAGLRVTSRRAGPDR
- a CDS encoding 6-carboxytetrahydropterin synthase → MFSITVRDHLMVAHSFRGAVFGPAQRLHGATFIVDATFRRAELDADNIVVDIGLATQELGAVIGELNYRNLDDEPDFAGINTSTEALAKVIADRLADRIEAGNFGASARELAGLSVTLHESHIAWATYERTL
- a CDS encoding glycosyltransferase family 4 protein gives rise to the protein MTPTGATAAAERVVHVVLPGDVDDPAVPSGGNTYDRRVCRDLPAAGWQVRPYTAPGTWPRPDTAARAGLVGYLAALPDGAVVLLDGLVACGVPEILEPEAERLRLAVLVHLPLADETGLDPALAAELNALERRALQAVGAVVATSEWAARRLVAHHGLAPARVRVARPGADAAPLAPGTDGVTGLLCVAAVTPRKGQHLLVEALATVAELPWHCACVGGLDRDPGYVAQLRRRVTESGLDDRIDLTGPRAGADLEARYAAADLLVLTSYAETYGMVVTEALARGIPVLATEVDGVPEAVGRAPDGAVPGLLVPAGRPAAVAEALRDWLGDPQLRDRLKTAARGRRAMLEGWEMTSHSLAGALEMLRDEIRSIR
- a CDS encoding zinc-binding alcohol dehydrogenase — translated: MTRVACAFWLSAPGQGEIRTVALPEPAAGEVLVRSICSGVSRGTETLVFRGGVPESQHAVMRAPFQEGDFPAPVKYGYLNVGVVEKGPHDLLGRTVFCLYPHQTHFVVPASAVTPVPDTVPAARAVLAGTVETAVNALWDAAPLVGDRIAVVGAGMVGCSVAAVLARFPGVRVQLVDADPARAATARALGVDFALPADALGDCDLVVHASATEQGLARSLELLAPEGTVIELSWYGDRQVSLPLGEAFHSRRLVVRSSQVGTVSPARPRRTFADRLAVALDLLADPAFDALITGESAFEDLPRVLPRLSSGDLPALCHRIRYGPADG